A segment of the Corynebacterium liangguodongii genome:
GCTCGTCGGCGCCCTTCTCCGAGTCCGCCAACACCTGGCCGCCGGCGTTGATCTGGCCGCGGTTGACCTGCTTGAGCTCAATGAAGGTGCGCGCGTTGCGGGCATCTTGAGCGTATTTCTCTTCGCTTAAACCCTGCACGACGGTGAGGTTGACCAGCAGCGCGACGGTAAGCAGGAGGGAGAGCACGGCGCCGAGCCGGATGGACTTGTTCATCGCGCCACCTCCACGGCGCCCTGCCCGGCGGCGGGCGCTTCTGCCTCAGCTGCCCGCTCGGTGGGGCGGTTGGCGCTGTTGGAGATGCGCAACAAAAGGCCGAGCAGGACGTAGTTGGCCATGATCGCCGACCCGCCGGCGGACATGAAAGGCGTGGTCAAACCGGTCATGGGGACCATCGCGGAGACCCCGCCGGCGACGACGAAGATCTGGATAATCAACGTCGTTGACAGGCCCGCGGCGAGAAGCTTGCCGTAGGTGTCGCGCACCTGCATGGCGGCCCGGAACCCCCGGTTGACAAAGATCAAGAAGAGGCACAATACGGCCGCTAGCCCGGCGAGCCCCAGCTCCTCGCCGATTGCGGCGAGGATGTAGTCAGAGTGGGCGACGGGCACCATGTCCGGGTGGCCGTAGCCGAGCCCGGTGCCAGTGACCCCGCCCCAGCTCAGCCCGAAGAGGGCTTGGGAGGGCTGGAAGCCCGTGGTGTCGTAGTTGGCCAGGGGGTCGAGGAAGTTGGTCACGCGCTCCTGGATCTTGCCGGAGACCTGGTAGACGGCGTACCCGCCGACGGCGACGAGGCCAAGGCCGATGACGAGCCAGCTCAACCGGCCGGTGGCGTAGTAGACCATGGCCAGCACCGTGGCAAAGAGCAGCAGCGCCGGGCCGAAGTCGTTGGAGATCGCCATGATGACAATGGCGATGGCCCACACCACCAAGATCGGGGCGAGGTCGCGCAGACGCGGGAACGTCAACCCGGCGAAACGCTTCCCGGCGACGGTGAAGAGCGACCGCTTCTGGGCGAGCAGCTGCGCGAAGAAGATGAGCAGCAGGATCTTGGAAAACTCACCCGGCTGGATGGAAAACGGCCCGATCCAGATCCAGATGCGCGCATCGGCGAAGTCCGGCGGCTGCGGCCAGACCAGAGGCAGCGCCAAGAACACTAGGCCTACAAGCCCGAGGATGAAGGAGTAGCGGGTCAGCGACTTGTGGTCGCGGACGGCCAGCAGGGTCATCACCAGCAGCACCACGCCGGCGAATGACCACATGACCTGCCGCTCAGCGAGGGGGCCGTAGCCTGCGCGCTCCGCGAGGTCAAGGCGGTAGATCATGACGAGGCCGATGGCGTTGAGGGTGGCCACGGTCGGCAAAAGCACCTGGTCGGCGTGGGGGGCGGCGAGGCAGATCGCGAGGTGGGCGAGCGCGTAGACGCCGATGAACCCGCCGACGAGCCAGAGCATCTCCGTCGACATGGCCCGGCCTTGGGAGAGCTCGAGGCCGAAGAGCATGAGCAGCAGGAGCAGGGCGGAGCAGACGAGCAGGCCGAACTCTTTGGTGCGGGAGAAAATCCTGGTCATGCTACTTCACCGTCCTGCAATCGGCGTGTTGTTCGGTCTTCTCCGCCTCGGGTTTCCCCTCGACGCAGGCGGGTAGCGCCTCGCCCGCGAGCCGGTTGAGCTGGGCGACAACGTCGTCGTAGCTGCCCGGGGCGGGCTCCGCGATGGCCCCGCGTTGTGATTCGGGAAGGTCTGCAAGCTCGAAGATGTGGCAGTCCGCCGGAGTATCATCCAGCGGGGCGATCTGGAGCTCATTGCGGTTGTTGATGCACGCGAGCTGGATCGGCCTGTGCGAGCGCGCGCCGAAGAGCGTGCTCTCGGAGCCCTGCTCGATGAGGATGTGGCCTTGCTCGTTGGCCCGCAGGAAGAACGTGTCGTTATTGCGGGCTTGGAGGTAGCCCACGCCGAGGAGCGCTATGAGGGCGAGGCTGAGCGCGCCGATGACCCAGGGCCAGATGGTGCGGCGTGGGTGGTCCTCCTCGTCTGCGGCGTCAGCGGGATCCTCGCTGGCGGCGGGGTCGCCCTCGCGCGGGGCTTCTGCCGGGCGCATGAGCGCGGCCGCGCGGCTCGCCGCCGAGCTGGGGTGGGTGGCCTCGACACCCGGGGCGAGTGCCCCAGCGACGATGGGGGCTTGCGGCGCCTCAGGGCTGCTGGGGGCACGCTTGTCAACGACCTCCCCAATCACCACGGTAATATTGTCCGGCCCGCCGGAACGCAGGGCGAGCTCGATGAGGCGCTGCGCGGCGATCTCGATCGTGCCCTCCTTGAGCGCGCCAGCGATGGTCTCCGGGGTGACCGGGTCGGAGAGCCCGTCGGAGCAGAGCAGGTAGCGGTCCCCCGGGCGCGCCTCGAGCAGCTCGAGGTGGGGTTCGACGGGGCGGCCGGTATACGCCTTGAGGATGAGCGACTTCTGCGGGTGGGAGGAGACCTCGCTCGCGTCGAGCTTGCCCTCGTTGACCAGCGATTGGACGTACGTATCGTCCTCGGTGATCTGGGCGAGCTCGCCGTCGCGTAGCCGGTAGCCGCGGGAATCCCCCACGTGGATGAGCCCGAGCTGGGCGCCGTTGAACATCAGCGAGGTGAGCGTGGTGCCCATGCCCTCCTGCTCGGGGTGTTCGGCCACGGAGGCCTCGATCGCGGCGTTCGCGTCGTCGGCGGCGGCGCCGAGCAGGGCGAGCATGTCGGCCTCACCCGGGTCGCGGTCGAGGTGTTCCATGTGCTCGACCATGAGCTGGGATGCCACCTCGCCGGCGGCGTGTCCACCCATGCCGTCGGCAAGCACGAGCAGGTACGGGCCCGCGTAGGCGGAGTCTTCGTTGTTGCCCCGGACGAGGCCGCGGTCGGAGGCGGCAACGAAGTTGAGCTTGAGTGTCATGGCTTTAACCTCACTGTCGTGCGCCCCATTTTCATGTCAGTGCCCACGCTGACGCGCTCCGGTTGATCGATGCGCACGCCCTGGACGAACGTGCCGTTGCGCGAATCGAGGTCCTCGATGAACCACTCGCTGCCACGGCGAAACAGGCGCGCGTGGGTGCTCGAGGCGTAGTCGTCCCCCAGCACGAAATCACACGTGTTGGCACGCCCCAGAGTTAAGTCTTCAATGCTGGCAATCTCCATGTGGGAGCCTTTGAGCGGGCCGTCAACGACGACGAGCTCGCGGGCCTTCTCCCGCCTGATCGGCGTGGAGGGAGCCGACTGCCTGCGCGCTCCGGAAGCCGCCACCACGTCTTTGCGCACGACCCACAGCACAAAGCCGATAAAGAGCCACAGGAGGATCAGTAGGCCGAACCGCGCGCCGAGGATGATGGCGGAATCCATGGGTGCTCCTTAAATCTCGTCCGGGGTTGGCCCCCGGAACAGCTCGGTGCTGGGGTTGGCCACCTCGTCCGGGTTGAGGCCAAAGGTCGGCTCCGGGCGCTGCGCGCGCGGCTCGACGATGCGTACCTCGATGTGGGAGTGTCCGACGGTGATCACGTCGCCGTCCGCAAGCATCCAGTTGTCAATCGGCTCGTCGTTTACGGTCGTGCCGTTGGTGGAGTTCAAGTCCACCAATACCGCTACCTGCCCGTCCCACGTGATCTCTGCGTGCTGGCGGGACACGCCAGTATCCGGCAGGCGGAAGTCGGCGTCGTTAGAGCGTCCCAAGATGTTGGAGCCCTGCTGCACCAGGTAGGTGCGCGAGGAACCGTCCTGCAGCAGGAGGCTCACGGTCGGCTCGCCGCTCGCGGCCGCGTTGGTGGAATGGGACTCGGACAATGCATCCTCCTGATCTCGTGTGCGCTTCGCGGCCGCGGGCTCCGAATAGATGGCGTCGTACCCGCTCGCCACATCCGGGCGCTGATCGATATACGACGACACCCGCAGCTGGCCCGTGCGCAGCCCCGATTCCTCGGCGATGCGCACGACCGCCGGCCCCTCAAGGAGCCAGCCCTGGTTGCGCACGAAGCGCGTGAGCTGGTCGGCGAGGAGCGCGGGCAGAGCCGCATCCTGGGAGAGGTTCTCTAAATCCTTGCTCGAGACCCCCACGGCGAAGACGTTCGGCGCAATGAGCTCGTCGCGGTCGGAGAGCACGAGGCTGTCCTGCGTTTCCTGCTTGACCAACTCCTCAATCTCGGCCGGGACGACCTTGCCGCCAAACAGCGCCGCCATTGAGTTGTCCAGCCCGCGCTGCAGCGACGAGTCGAGCTTCGCCAGCCTGTCCATGATCGGCATCTACCCACACCTCCCTTCCAGCCATGTAGTGGGTTAGGTTGCTAATAACTAGGACAGTATATGTGGGTAGCCCCTATCAACCTAGACGCGAACCGGTCCCTGGACCGGTATCCCGTGTGAATCTTGGGCATGAGCTGGCACTTTGAACTTAAGTCTCGCCGGGTGATATATTAATCCAGTCGCCCGCCCGGGTGGCGGAATTGGCAGACGCGCTGGCTTCAGGTGCCAGTGTTCGCAAGGACGTGGGGGTTCAAGTCCCCCCCCGGGCACAGACGAGGACCGGTCACCGTTAAGGTGGCCGGTTTTTGCGTGTGCGGGGGTGTGGGCGGCGCGGTCAGATGTCACAGTCAACCCAGCCCTTCACCGTGACATCCGACCCGACCACGCAGCCAGACGCCCGCGCCCACAGATCCAATAACCAACGCACCCCGCTGACCGTGGCCTCTATCCGACCAAAGATCCGCCACATCAGCTCCATATACTGGCCGCATGGACCGCTACCTCGAGCTTCACGACGTGCCGAAGGGGTGGTTGCCCGCCACCTACGCCTTCATCGCGGGCTGCGCCGCGCTGCTCGTCGTCGGCTGGAACCACATTCCCGACCCCCTACCAACCCATTGGGGCTTCGGCGGCCCGGACGCCTGGACGGAGAAAACGCCGCAGGCGGTATTCGGCCAGTTCGCCATCGCTGCCGTCCCGCTCGGGCTCCTCACGCCCCTGGTTACCTTCCTCACCCACCAGCAGGCGAAAACCGCCCACGAGGGGTTTCCGCGCCGGTCCGTTGCCGAGGTCAATCGGGCGCGCGCGACGTCCAACGAGCTCGTCCCGGTGATCCAGAAGAATCTGTGTGGGATCACGGGGGTGGTCGTGGGAACCCTGACGGCGAGCCTTCTCGGTTGGTCGGGTCCCTCGGCCACGATTGTGACAATTACCCTGATCATCTGCGTTGTGGTGTGCTTCGCGCTCGATGTTCGAGCAGCGAATTGGCATATCAACGCCGTCGCTGGGGAAAGTGAGCTGAGCCGCCACATGGCGTGGGGCATGTTCTACTACAACCCTGAGGACCGCAGGGTGATGGTGGACCACGCGATGGGGGCGACCCTCAATTTCGCCCGCCGCGGGGCGTGGGTTTTCCTCGGTCTGATCCTCTCGCCGGCGGCGCTCGTGATTCTCGTGATGCTCTTCACACGCTAACCCCTACACCCAGGCCCATACCCGGCCCTTCTCGCGCGGTAATGAACGCTCTCGGAATCACCGCAGGAACGGGAGGGAGCGCAATTTTGTATTGGGCAGACCACACGGATTGGCCTAAGAGTGTGTGCATCTAGATAAGGACTCGACATGCCTGCGTGGATCATCGGCATTGTAGTGACCTGGTCGGCTGTGGTGATAGGTGGCCTTATTCGACGTCGTCGCAATAGGTAAACAAGGCTACGCCTGTTGGTTTTTTCTCCCGAATGTCGTCTCGGGGGGGATTTATGGGTGCCTACCCGCCCCGTTCGTGCCCAGCAGCCCGTAGAACTCGCCGCTGTGCACCGAAAAGCTGACCCCGTCGACGGCGGTGTAGTCGCCGTACCTTCTGGTGAGATTGCGGACGTCGATAAGAGTTTCCATGCCTACGAGTGTGCTTGCCCGAAGTTTGTGCTGGTAGAGCCGTTTGTCACGTTCTTAATATGACGTTTGTCATGTCACAGGTCACCCCAATTTGGGGCGTGTAGCCTTGTGTCGCACTGCCTGCGCGATTGGAGGATGACGTGGTTTTGAAGCTCACCGGCACGATGCACAACTACGCGTGGGGGGACCGGGAGGCCATCGCTGACCTGCAGGGGCGTGAACCCACTGGCGCTCCCGAGGCTGAGCTGTGGTTTGGCGCGCACCCGAGCGCCCCGGCGCTCACGAGCGAGGGCCCCTTGGACGAGGTCTACGCCCGCGAGTCAGCTGCGCCTCTGCCGTTCATGGTCAAGCTGCTGGCCGCCGCGAAACCCTTGTCGCTTCAGGCGCACCCCTCGCGCAGCCAGGCGCGCGCCGGGTTTGCGCGAGAAAACGCCGCGGGGATTGCGCGCGATGCCGCGCACCGCAACTATAAGGACGCCAACCACAAGCCGGAGATCCTCATCGCGTTGACGCCGTTTCGCGCGATGGCGGGTTTCCGGCCCCTGGCCGGCACGCTGGAGCTCGTGAGAGCTTTTGACCTGCCCGAGCTCGCCGACATAGAGCACTCGCTTGCCGACGCCTCTTTGACCCCCCGCGATCGCCTCTCGCGCACCCTTGAGCGGGCGATGGGCTCGAGCGCCGCCGCCGCTGTGGGGCGGCGCGCCGCCGAATTGAAGGGCCGCCCCGGTGTTGTCGGGGAAGTAGCTGCCAACCTGGAAGAGATTGCGCGCGAGTACCCCGGCGATAGCGGGGTTGTCGCGGCGATGCTGCTCAACCACGTCTGCCTCGAGCCGGGCGAGGCGATCTTCCTGCCCGCCGGCAACTTGCACGCCTACCTTCGCGGTCTCGGGGTGGAGGTGATGGCTAGCTCCGATAACGTCCTGCGCGGCGGCCTGACGCAGAAACACGTGGATAGCCGCGAGCTTTTCTCCATCCTTCGGTTTGACACGCTCGAGGACCCGACCGTCGCGCCCGAGCGCGGGCGCTACGCCGTTGACGTCGATGATTTCGCCGTCGCTGTAGTGCCATCGGGCGAGAGCGTGACGGGCCCGGCGATCGTGCTCAACGTCTCCGGCTCGCTCGCGGTAGAAGACGTTGAGCTCGGGCCGGGCGAGGCCGCCTGGGTCTCGTCCCGGGACGGGGCCGTTGTGCTCGATGGCAAGAACTCGTGCGCGTTCGTGGCCGCGATCCCTCGGGATTAGGCGCGGGCCGGAGGCACGAAAAACCGCGCCCACCCCGGTGAAGAGGTATGGCGCGGAATTCGAGCTAGGTCCGAATTTACTTCTCGGAGCTGGCCTCGATCTTGGAGGACAGGCCCTCGATGGCGGAGCTGCCCTTGGAGGAGGCGGTCTCGATGAGGCTCTCGAAGTCGACGCTGGAGGACAGCTTCTCGAGGACGGTGGAGGTGAGGTTGACGAGGAGATCGATGAGAGCAGACATTGTGTCTTCCTTTCGGTTGCTGGTCGGTGGAACACTTGAAAGGTACAACGCCGCGAGTATGGCGCACTATGTACTTTCGTAGACTCCCCTGGGCCATATACCCGCCGGTAGGCCCGTTTTTCGCGCCGCGGGGGCAGGGAACGAAAGTATCAATCGCCACGGTGTGGGCCGTACGCGGAGCGTGGTATCCGGGTCAAAAGTAATCTCAATGATCCGCCGAAAAAATCTGTCGAGGCGCCGCGCCAACTACCCTCATTCGGGGGTAATGCGCCGAAAACGGCCGCCTTCCCACGGAGGGGCGGCGGCCGCGTTGCGCACTCCGGCACCTAGAAGAGCGCGGAAGAGAGCTGCGAGGAGAACTCCAGCGGGAACTTCAGTAGATCGGAGGCGGTGGAGGTGAACAGGTCGATGAGGTTGGTGATGATCTCGGTCATGGTGTCCGTTTCCTTTCGTTGTGATCTGTGGACGCTTTTGACCGTAGTGGCGCCCAGCGGCCTTGAAAAGTGGGGATATGGGATTATCTTGCCTACAAAACATGAAAGCGTTCTGTGACCGGAGCGTTACATAGTCGTGATGATTCCCAGGGAGTTCAGATCGTGGCACGGAGACAGCACCGTGCCGGCGCAACGGAGGGTCCGCGGGCTCCCAGAAATGGCCCCTGAACTGGTCATATCTAGCCCCATGGCCGCCGGTGTCGGCTACCCCTATCCGGGGGTGAGCGGTCCCTATGGGGCGCTGGCGAGCTGCCCTACCTCGCTGCGTCCGAAGCAGGTGTCCGCATCTGCGTTGACCCGGATCCGGTCGCCGCCACCCTCTACCCTCACCCACGCTTGGTGCAGCCCGGGCTCGAGCGGGACCGAGACCGGCGCGCCGTCAAGCGAGACCTCGGCGCTGCCCGCAGAACCGGCGGCGTAGTTGAGCAACACCGTCCATTCGTAGTCCACGAGCGGGCCGTCGAGCGGCAGCTCTCCTGCGCCGCAGCCTTCCGCGCTCGTGCGCTGGGTGACGAGCGCGGCCGGGATGCGGTTGCCGTGGGCGTCGACAAGCGAAGGCTCGACCACGGTATCCGCGACGACCCACGGCGCGAGCCTGCTGAGCCGGTTGTAGGGGCTGGTGACGGGGAGCAACACCTCGAGCGGCACCGCCTGGTCCAACACCGGCCCGCGGAGGTTGGCAAAGTACTCGCGGGCCGGTTGTTCTGCCCACGCGCGCGCATATGACGTGCTGGAGGCCAGGCAGGATGCAGCCACCACGAGCGCGATCGGGCGGCACAAGCGGGGGCGTGCGCACCGGCTGGTGAGCACCGCCAGCGTCAAGGCAGCGATCACCGCGGCGGTGGACACGTAGCGCAGAGTCATCACGATCTCTCCCGCGGTGTACTCCCCAGAGCGGGCCCACCACAGCGTGAGCAGCGGCGCGAGCGGGTAGACCAGCACCGGCACCCACGCCACGAGGTGGCGGCGGGACCACGCGAGCACGACGGCAACCACCGCCGCCCCCGCAAGTACACCCAGCGCGGACTCCGCGGCAAACGGCGGGCCGGGCACCCAGCGCTGCCAATGCCACGGCCCGCCCGCCGCGGCGGGGAGGAGGGCGTAGACGTAGCCGCGGGCGACTAGGGTGGCCAGGCCGGCGAGCCCACCGCGATCCCCGGCCTCCGCGGCGGGGTCCACCAGCGCGAGGTAGGCGGCGGCCCAGGCCGCGGTAGGCAGCGCCAGGACAGCGGCGAGGCGGCCGAGGCGCTCGCGCAACCCCCAACAGGTGACCATCGCCACCGCGGCGGGGCCGATGACGAGCGCGCGCTCGCTAAAGAGCAGGCCCCCGCAGAGCCAGGCCGAAGCGGCCGCGAGGTGCCCGCGTGACCCGCCGCGGAGGTAGCGCACACCGTGGCCGGTCACCATGGCCAACGACGCGTGGACGGGCAGGGAATTGAGGCCCGCTGCCAGCCACGTCGTCGCGGGAAGGGTCAGGGGGCTGAGTAGGTAGAGGGCAAGCGGAGCGGCCGGGCGCGGGGTCAAGACCCTACAGCACCACGCGACGGCTAGGGCCGTGCCCGCCTGCAGCGCCGCGAGCACGGCGAGCGCGGCGGGAGCGCTCAGGGGCGCGAACCGGGCCAAGGCCCACTCCACCAACCACCCGGCGGGCATGAGGTGGCCATCGTGGGGAGTGAGGAGCGCGTCTGCGAGCCCAAGGTCGCGGACTTTTGCCTGGAGTACTAAATCGTCCCAGTAGAGCCAGCCCTGCGCCGCGACGGCGACGCGCAGCGCAACGCCAGTAATGAGCACGACCGGGACGACGGGAAAGCGGGGCACGCTCACACCCTATCGCCCGCGCGCAGCACGATGGGCCGGGCCAGAAACGGCGTAGCATGAGGTCATACCAACACCTGTACCTGAGTACCTGGAACAGCTCCTCGAGTCCGTGCGGGATGACACCTCCGGCGCCGTCGCCGACTACATCGAAGCGCTGCGCCAGGCGGACCCCGACAAGCTCGGCCTGGCGCTGTGTACGACCTCCGGCCACCTCTACTCGGTGGGGGACGATGATTACGAGTTCTCCATCCAGTCCATCTCCAAGCCCTTCGCCTACGCGCTGGCGCTCGAGGAAAACGGCCCCCGGGCCGTGCACAAGGTCGTCGGGGTGGAGCCCTCGGGGGACGCGTTTAACGCGATCTCGCTCGATAGCGAGACTAACCGCCCCTCCAACCCGATGATCAACGCCGGGGCGCTGGCGGTCAACCAGCTCATTAACGGCTCAAACTCTTCGGTGGAGGACCGCGTGGAGAAGATCCGGGCGTTCTTCTCCGAACTCGCCGGCCGCGAGCTCTCCATCGACGAGGCGATCGTGGACAACGAGCTCTCCTCCGCCCACCGCAACCTCGCCATCGCGCACCTGTTGTGCGAATTCGGCATGGTGCAAGACAGCCCGGAGGACGCGGTGAACTCCTACACGCAGCAGTGCGCGATCCAGGTCACGGTGAAGGATTTGGCGGTCATGGCGGCCACGCTTGCCGGCGGCGGGGTGCAGCCGGTGACCGGCAAGCGCGTGGTCTCCGCGGAGGCGGCGCGCGTGACCCAGGCGGTGATGACGTCCGCGGGCATGTACGACGGGTCGGGGCGCTGGATGGTCAACGTCGGCATCCCCGCCAAGTCAGGGGTTTCCGGCGGGTTGATCGGCACCATGCCAGGCCAGCTCGGGATCGCCTCGTTGAGCCCACGGCTTAACGACAGGGGAAATTCGGTGCGCGGTGTGAAGCTCTTCCGGGAACTCTCCTCGGCCCTCGGGCTCAACCTCATGGGGTCCGATTACTACCTCGCCCCGGGAATCAAGTCGGTCACCCGCAAGGGCTCGGCGAACGTGGTTGCGCTGCAGGGCATGATCAACTTCACCGCGGTGGAGAAGATCCTCTACGAGCTCGCTGAACGCAACCTTTCTCAGCGCGATCTCGTGCTCGACGTCTCGCACGTCACCGCGTTTAACAAGGCCGGGCGTTTGCTGATTAAGGAGGGGATCCGGCACATCCGCGACCAGGGCGTTAGCGTCTCCATCTATGACCCGGATTCGGCACTGCCCGACTATGAGTTCTCCGACGGCACCCGGTTCGAGGCGGTGAAGGACTTCACGCACTCGTTTACTATCGACGCGCCCCGCGAGCAGGTCTTCGACGCGATCTGCCGCCCCGACCAGTGGTGGAACGAGGAGATCGAGGGGGCCGAAGGCGCGGCCGGGGAGCCTGGCGGCGGGTTCCGCGTCGACACCGAGGACAGCTGCGCCGAGGTCACCGTGGCTGAGGCGGTTCAAGGAGATCGGCTGGTGTGGCGCATCGAGCCGACCGGGGACGAGCGCGAGGACAGCGAGTGGAGCGACACCGACATCGTCTTCGACCTCGAGGAAGGCGAGAGCGGGAGCACGCGGGTGAAGTTCACCCACCGCGGCATGCACGAGGGGGAGGAGGGCTACGAGAGCTTTGCCGAGGAATGGCGCAGGCGTTTAAAGGACAAGCTCGAACCGCTGATCAAGCGGGGTTAGGCCCGGCCAGCGCTCCCGTGAGCGCTCCGGAGGCGGTGGCGATGATCAGCCCGCGCTGGTCGCCCGGGCAGCCCTCGTCGACCCAGTCGAGGCAGATTGCGTCGAGGAAACCGAGGAAGCCGGAGACGGCACGGGTACCCGCAGCGTCGTCTATCGAGAGCGATTCGCGGAGTTCCTCGATGCAGACGTCGCGCTGCGCAATGCGGAAGTTGATCGTCTCGGTGGGCTCCTCCCCGCCGCGCCGACCGGCGGCCCAGATCAGCGGGCTGGCCGCAATGTAGTCAAGGTAGATTTCCAGTGTCTGTGTGAGGAGCTCGTTGCGAGAGGCCCGGGGGTGGGCTTGAAGCGCGGCGCGCAAAGCGCTGGCCAGGGAGCGGCTGCTGTCCTCAAGGAACGCGGTGTAGAGCCCGGATTTGGAGCCGAAGTAGTGGAAGATGAGTCCTTGGGACGCGCCGCACGTTTCGGCGATATGCTGTGTGGAGGCGTCTGAGTACGGGGTGGTGGAGAAGACGTGGCGGGCGGCGGCGAGGATCTCCTCGCGTCGCTCGGCCACTCCGAGCCGCCGGCGTTGATGTGGCATGAGGCCCAG
Coding sequences within it:
- a CDS encoding FtsW/RodA/SpoVE family cell cycle protein, whose translation is MTRIFSRTKEFGLLVCSALLLLLMLFGLELSQGRAMSTEMLWLVGGFIGVYALAHLAICLAAPHADQVLLPTVATLNAIGLVMIYRLDLAERAGYGPLAERQVMWSFAGVVLLVMTLLAVRDHKSLTRYSFILGLVGLVFLALPLVWPQPPDFADARIWIWIGPFSIQPGEFSKILLLIFFAQLLAQKRSLFTVAGKRFAGLTFPRLRDLAPILVVWAIAIVIMAISNDFGPALLLFATVLAMVYYATGRLSWLVIGLGLVAVGGYAVYQVSGKIQERVTNFLDPLANYDTTGFQPSQALFGLSWGGVTGTGLGYGHPDMVPVAHSDYILAAIGEELGLAGLAAVLCLFLIFVNRGFRAAMQVRDTYGKLLAAGLSTTLIIQIFVVAGGVSAMVPMTGLTTPFMSAGGSAIMANYVLLGLLLRISNSANRPTERAAEAEAPAAGQGAVEVAR
- a CDS encoding PP2C family protein-serine/threonine phosphatase; the protein is MTLKLNFVAASDRGLVRGNNEDSAYAGPYLLVLADGMGGHAAGEVASQLMVEHMEHLDRDPGEADMLALLGAAADDANAAIEASVAEHPEQEGMGTTLTSLMFNGAQLGLIHVGDSRGYRLRDGELAQITEDDTYVQSLVNEGKLDASEVSSHPQKSLILKAYTGRPVEPHLELLEARPGDRYLLCSDGLSDPVTPETIAGALKEGTIEIAAQRLIELALRSGGPDNITVVIGEVVDKRAPSSPEAPQAPIVAGALAPGVEATHPSSAASRAAALMRPAEAPREGDPAASEDPADAADEEDHPRRTIWPWVIGALSLALIALLGVGYLQARNNDTFFLRANEQGHILIEQGSESTLFGARSHRPIQLACINNRNELQIAPLDDTPADCHIFELADLPESQRGAIAEPAPGSYDDVVAQLNRLAGEALPACVEGKPEAEKTEQHADCRTVK
- a CDS encoding FHA domain-containing protein FhaB/FipA, with the protein product MDSAIILGARFGLLILLWLFIGFVLWVVRKDVVAASGARRQSAPSTPIRREKARELVVVDGPLKGSHMEIASIEDLTLGRANTCDFVLGDDYASSTHARLFRRGSEWFIEDLDSRNGTFVQGVRIDQPERVSVGTDMKMGRTTVRLKP
- a CDS encoding DUF3662 and FHA domain-containing protein gives rise to the protein MPIMDRLAKLDSSLQRGLDNSMAALFGGKVVPAEIEELVKQETQDSLVLSDRDELIAPNVFAVGVSSKDLENLSQDAALPALLADQLTRFVRNQGWLLEGPAVVRIAEESGLRTGQLRVSSYIDQRPDVASGYDAIYSEPAAAKRTRDQEDALSESHSTNAAASGEPTVSLLLQDGSSRTYLVQQGSNILGRSNDADFRLPDTGVSRQHAEITWDGQVAVLVDLNSTNGTTVNDEPIDNWMLADGDVITVGHSHIEVRIVEPRAQRPEPTFGLNPDEVANPSTELFRGPTPDEI
- a CDS encoding DUF1648 domain-containing protein, with protein sequence MDRYLELHDVPKGWLPATYAFIAGCAALLVVGWNHIPDPLPTHWGFGGPDAWTEKTPQAVFGQFAIAAVPLGLLTPLVTFLTHQQAKTAHEGFPRRSVAEVNRARATSNELVPVIQKNLCGITGVVVGTLTASLLGWSGPSATIVTITLIICVVVCFALDVRAANWHINAVAGESELSRHMAWGMFYYNPEDRRVMVDHAMGATLNFARRGAWVFLGLILSPAALVILVMLFTR
- the manA gene encoding mannose-6-phosphate isomerase, class I, with the translated sequence MVLKLTGTMHNYAWGDREAIADLQGREPTGAPEAELWFGAHPSAPALTSEGPLDEVYARESAAPLPFMVKLLAAAKPLSLQAHPSRSQARAGFARENAAGIARDAAHRNYKDANHKPEILIALTPFRAMAGFRPLAGTLELVRAFDLPELADIEHSLADASLTPRDRLSRTLERAMGSSAAAAVGRRAAELKGRPGVVGEVAANLEEIAREYPGDSGVVAAMLLNHVCLEPGEAIFLPAGNLHAYLRGLGVEVMASSDNVLRGGLTQKHVDSRELFSILRFDTLEDPTVAPERGRYAVDVDDFAVAVVPSGESVTGPAIVLNVSGSLAVEDVELGPGEAAWVSSRDGAVVLDGKNSCAFVAAIPRD
- a CDS encoding glutaminase; its protein translation is MPTPVPEYLEQLLESVRDDTSGAVADYIEALRQADPDKLGLALCTTSGHLYSVGDDDYEFSIQSISKPFAYALALEENGPRAVHKVVGVEPSGDAFNAISLDSETNRPSNPMINAGALAVNQLINGSNSSVEDRVEKIRAFFSELAGRELSIDEAIVDNELSSAHRNLAIAHLLCEFGMVQDSPEDAVNSYTQQCAIQVTVKDLAVMAATLAGGGVQPVTGKRVVSAEAARVTQAVMTSAGMYDGSGRWMVNVGIPAKSGVSGGLIGTMPGQLGIASLSPRLNDRGNSVRGVKLFRELSSALGLNLMGSDYYLAPGIKSVTRKGSANVVALQGMINFTAVEKILYELAERNLSQRDLVLDVSHVTAFNKAGRLLIKEGIRHIRDQGVSVSIYDPDSALPDYEFSDGTRFEAVKDFTHSFTIDAPREQVFDAICRPDQWWNEEIEGAEGAAGEPGGGFRVDTEDSCAEVTVAEAVQGDRLVWRIEPTGDEREDSEWSDTDIVFDLEEGESGSTRVKFTHRGMHEGEEGYESFAEEWRRRLKDKLEPLIKRG
- a CDS encoding TetR/AcrR family transcriptional regulator, producing MPHQRRRLGVAERREEILAAARHVFSTTPYSDASTQHIAETCGASQGLIFHYFGSKSGLYTAFLEDSSRSLASALRAALQAHPRASRNELLTQTLEIYLDYIAASPLIWAAGRRGGEEPTETINFRIAQRDVCIEELRESLSIDDAAGTRAVSGFLGFLDAICLDWVDEGCPGDQRGLIIATASGALTGALAGPNPA